One Pichia kudriavzevii chromosome 3, complete sequence genomic window carries:
- a CDS encoding uncharacterized protein (PKUD0C03750; similar to Saccharomyces cerevisiae YJR073C (OPI3); ancestral locus Anc_1.526): protein MGLTEIALELYNDIDFNDKKFQTSLFFIIFNPLYWNFGARLEYYTKILSTLCFGSKKLAVYVFSLTVFTLGIFRDEIYRAALTDQATSPYLDNALFKLLGVGFFGYGGVLVLSSMYKLGIVGTYLGDHFGFLFDERIVDFPFNVCDNPMYDGSTLCFLGTALFYAKPAGLFASALVYTMYQIVLLIEEPFTAKIYSQRVQKQK from the exons ATGGGTTTAACAGAAATAGCTCTTGAGTTATACAACGATATCGACTTCAACGACAAGAAGTTTCAGA cgtctttatttttcattatcttcaatcCACTATACTGGAATTTTGGTGCTCGTTTGGAATACTACACAAAGATTCTATCTACTCTCTGTTTTGGCTCTAAGAAATTGGCTGTTTAtgttttttcattgacagTTTTTACATTAGGTATTTTTAGAGACGAGATTTATAGGGCTGCTCTCACCGACCAAGCAACATCTCCATACCTTGATAATGCacttttcaaacttttaGGTGTTGGATTCTTTGGTTACGGTGGTGTTTTGGTCTTGAGCTCCATGTACAAATTAGGTATTGTGGGCACTTATCTCGGTGACcattttggatttctttttgatgaaagaaTTGTCGATTTCCCTTTCAATGTCTGCGACAATCCAATGTACGATGGTTCCACTCTTTGTTTCTTAGGTACTGCTCTTTTTTATGCCAAGCCGGCAGGTCTGTTTGCATCGGCATTAGTTTACACTATGTACCAAATTGTCTTATTGATTGAAGAACCTTTCACTGCAAAGATTTACTCCCAAAGAGtgcaaaaacaaaaataa
- a CDS encoding uncharacterized protein (PKUD0C03740; similar to Saccharomyces cerevisiae YJR076C (CDC11); ancestral locus Anc_1.531): protein MVTVIESSSALRKRKILKKLLNFSIMVIGQSGSGRSTFINTLCDQMVVESSSTINLYSPEELSLPTRELQLRKSNVELEDNEGVKISLNIIDTPGFGDSLNNDESFKLIKDYIKYQFDEILVEESRLRRNPRFKDGRIHACLYFITPTGHGLREIDVEIMKQLGEYVNLLPCISKTDSLTLEELKLNKKLIMEDIEHYKLPIFDFNNDYFSYDESLDDETVELNKYLQKTIPFALMGSNTTIKDTATGEIKRVRKYPWGIVDIFDNDVSDVSILKNTLLITHLNELKDFTHEVLYENYRTKTLGDANEDYESSNSFSAQKATHNAVERDVSHSITREISMGHYEPESANEGQTDADIQLKEELIRKEEERLRAFEERVQKDLLLKREEIEARERELAELERRLAEENLA, encoded by the exons ATGGTGACTGTTATAGAAAGCTCCTCGGCT ttaagaaagagaaagattctgaagaaattattaAACTTCAGCATCATGGTAATTGGGCAATCAGGGTCGGGTAGATCAACTTTTATTAACACCCTATGTGATCAAATGGTTGTTGAATCGTCATCTACCATCAACTTATATTCACCGGAGGAGTTAAGTCTCCCAACTAGAGAATTACAACTCAGGAAATCTAACGTCGAATTAGAAGATAATGAGGGTGTTAAGATTAGCCTTAATATTATCGACACGCCAGGTTTTGGggattctttgaataacGATGAatccttcaaattgatcaaaGATTACATCAAGTAccaatttgatgaaatcttAGTTGAGGAGAGTAGATTGAGAAGAAATCCTCGATTTAAAGATGGCAGAATCCATGcttgtttatattttattaCTCCTACTGGCCATGGATTAAGAGAGATTGACGTTGAAATTATGAAACAACTAGGTGAGTATGTGAATTTATTGCCATGCATAAGCAAGACCGATTCATTGACACTTGAGGAATTAAAGCTAAACAAGAAGCTAATCATGGAAGACATTGAACATTACAAGTTACCtatatttgattttaacAATGACTATTTCTCGTACGATGAATCtttagatgatgaaacagTTGAATTGAACAAGTACCTACAAAAAACTATTCCATTTGCCTTGATGGGCTCAAATACCACCATTAAAGATACAGCTACAGGAGAAATCAAGAGAGTAAGAAAGTATCCTTGGGGTATTGTGGATATCTTCGACAATGATGTCAGTGACGTTTCCATATTAAAAAACACTTTGCTGATTACTCATTTGAATGAACTAAAAGATTTCACACACGAAGTTTTATATGAGAACTACAGAACTAAGACATTGGGGGATGCCAACGAAGACTACGAGTCTAGTAATTCCTTTAGTGCTCAAAAAGCAACTCATAATGCTGTAGAGAGAGACGTCTCTCACTCTATCACGAGGGAAATTTCAATGGGCCATTATGAACCGGAATCAGCTAATGAGGGTCAAACTGATGCCgatattcaattgaaagAAGAACTAATTCGGaaagaggaggaaagaCTACGTGCCTTTGAGGAAAGAGTCCAAAAGGACTTGCTTCTCAAGAGAGAGGAAATCGAAGCCCGGGAGAGGGAACTTGCCGAGTTAGAAAGAAGACTTGCAGAAGAGAATCTTGCGTAA
- a CDS encoding uncharacterized protein (PKUD0C03730; similar to Saccharomyces cerevisiae YJL130C (URA2); ancestral locus Anc_1.223; intron in 5' UTR): MSFHNPISPSFEKLGTNLVTLETQEGIAIQGYSFGANVPAAGELVFQTGMVGYPESITDPSYEGQILVITYPLVGNYGVPDRKLMDDVVKSLPKYFESNKIHVAGLVVAHYTEEYSHYLATSSLGSWLKEQGIPAIYGVDTRSLTKRLREKGSTLGRFCLKKESIDVDAALSDADWKKNFEIPEWVNPNTQNLVAKVSTKEPVIYEPPKELAKLGPDGKVIRIVAVDVGMKYNQIRCFVNRGVSLKVVPWNYDFTKEEYDGLFISNGPGDPSVMTDVVEKLKVSLEEAKTPIFGICLGHQLMARASGASTLKLKFGNRGHNIPCTSTVSGRCYITSQNHGYAVDANTLQSGWKELFVNSNDGSNEGIYNTEKPFFSVQFHPESTPGPRDTEFLFDTFIQAVIDFKKSKILRAVEFPGGLKEENEKLHPRLKPKKVLVLGSGGLSIGQAGEFDYSGSQAIKALKEEGIYTILVNPNIATIQTSKGLADKVYFLPVTPEFVRKIIKQERPDAIYCTFGGQTALNVGIKLKDEFESLGVKVLGTPIDTVITTEDRELFARAMDEINEKCAKSETASNIDEALAAVEKIGFPVIVRAAYALGGLGSGFADNKEELIELCNKAFAASPQVLVEKSMKGWKEVEYEVVRDAYDNCITVCNMENFDPLGIHTGDSIVVAPSQTLSDEDYNMLRTTAVNVIRHLGVVGECNIQYALNPHSKEYCIIEVNARLSRSSALASKATGYPLAYTAAKLGLNIPLNEIKNSVTKVTCACFEPSLDYCVVKIPRWDLKKFTRVSPLLSSSMKSVGEVMSIGRTFEEAIQKAIRSTDYQNLGFNATEALMSIDIDSELQTPSDQRLFAIANAMSTGYDVEKIHRMTNIDRWFLNKLYGLIKFGDYIASFGTKEQLPIKVLKEAKQLGFEDRQIAKFLNSNEVAIRRLRKDAGIIPVVKQIDTVAAEFPAFTNYLYITYNGQDSDVDFNDHGVMVLGSGVYRIGSSVEFDWCAVTAIRTLRKNGFKTIMVNYNPETVSTDYDEADRLYFETINLERVLDIYEIENSAGVVVSMGGQTSNNIALQLQRQNLKVLGTSPAMIDSAENRYKFSRMLDNIGVDQPAWKELTSLKEAEEFAEKVSYPVLVRPSYVLSGAAMNTVYSRDDLESYLSQAVEVSPDYPVVITKYIENAKEIEMDAVAKDGKLIMHVVAEHVENAGVHSGDATLIVPPQDLAPETVKRIVEATAKIGKALDVTGPFNIQFIAKNNEIKVIECNVRASRSFPFNSKVVGTNMIEMATMAIMDLPLTPYPGQKLPDDYCAVKVPQFSFSRLSGADPVLGVEMASTGEVACFGHNKYEAYLKALISTGFQLPRKNILLSIGSYKEKQELLPAIRKLAQLGYNLFATSGTADFIQEHGVPVKYLELLNEEEESQKAEYSLTQHLANNLIDLYINLPSANRFRRPSSYVSKGYTTRRMAVDFQIPLVTNVKCAKILIEAIARNEPLEAEEIDAQTSHTTVQLPGLVSIGTYVPTLGEHGAAAFEATTKAAVASGFVFNSIIPITSDGAAIVDARTLTRATEIINGNAYSDYSLCVAATETNAQLLQQVSAQTSALYINAADFDTSFIPSLSSHFNNWPSNKPIIVDAKSTSLASLLLLASLFNAKIHVTNVTDKNDLALISMSKQKNMKITCDTAIYSLFFSQADYPGASFLPTKEDQKALWDNLESIDCLSVGTTPYKLAQHLGEEITPGIGFADSIPLLISAVSKHKITINDIVSKLHENPISILGLSDSESLIDVNVDRKPSTLKSPVKVWTPVKDVDGSVERVYMNNQTVSLEGEFVVTEPLGRESTALHTASISNEFAIEAGVATTAAATPRTRRGSKFSFDSNRRRSLIDSLKDGEEEDSPSGADLVSFMPPKELSPPNAISTYIKGHNPFLRKNILSVSQIGRRELHALFTVAQEMRLAVEREGVLDILKGRVLTNAFFEPSTRTSSSFNAAMQRLGGRVVSISEQGSSVKKGETLQDTIRTMACYSDAIVLRHPDEESAEIADKYSPIPVINGGNGSREHPTQALLDLFTIREELGTVNGITVTFMGDLKYGRPVHSLCKLLRQYQVKIYLVAPEELRLPENLRDMLRESGMLLGESTELTPEIVSKSDVLYCTRIQQERFKDPEQYLKLKGSYQINNKVLSNAKQHMCVMHPLPRVDEINEEVDFDQRAAYFRQMRYGLFVRMAILAMVIGVEF, encoded by the coding sequence atgTCTTTTCATAATCCAATTTCCccatcttttgaaaaacttggtACAAACCTTGTTACCTTAGAAACCCAAGAAGGTATCGCAATTCAAGGTTATTCTTTTGGTGCTAATGTGCCAGCCGCTGGTGAATTAGTCTTCCAAACCGGTATGGTTGGTTACCCAGAATCAATCACTGATCCTTCTTACGAAGGTCAAATCCTAGTCATTACTTACCCTCTTGTTGGTAATTATGGTGTCCCAGATAGAAAATTAATGGACGATGTTGTTAAATCTCttccaaaatattttgaatcaaataaaatacaTGTCGCAGGTTTAGTTGTTGCTCATTATACCGAAGAATATTCTCATTACTTGGCAACTTCCTCTTTAGGTTCTTGGTTAAAGGAACAGGGTATTCCAGCCATTTATGGTGTTGATACCAGATCTCTAACTAAGAGATTAAGAGAAAAAGGTTCTACCTTAGGTAGATTCTGTTTAAAGAAGGAATCTATTGATGTTGATGCAGCCCTCAGTGATGCTGAttggaaaaagaattttgaaattccgGAATGGGTCAATCCAAACACTCAGAACCTGGTGGCAAAAGTTTCTACTAAAGAACCGGTTATATATGAGCCTCCAAAAGAATTGGCTAAATTAGGTCCAGATGGTAAGGTTATCAGAATTGTTGCCGTTGATGTGGGTATGAAGTACAACCAAATTAGATGTTTTGTCAACAGAGGTGTTTCCTTAAAGGTCGTTCCTTGGAACTACGATTTCACTAAGGAAGAATATGATGGTTTGTTCATCTCTAACGGTCCAGGTGATCCTTCCGTTATGACTGATgttgttgagaaattgaaggttTCCTtagaagaagcaaaaacaCCAATCTTTGGTATTTGTCTAGGTCACCAATTGATGGCAAGAGCTTCTGGTGCTAGTACCTTAAAGCTTAAATTTGGTAACAGAGGTCACAATATTCCCTGTACTTCCACTGTTTCAGGTAGATGTTATATTACCTCACAAAATCACGGTTATGCTGTTGATGCTAATACCTTACAATCTGGATGGAAAGAGCTATTTGTGAATTCTAATGATGGTTCAAATGAAGGTATTTACAATACTGAAAAGCCTTTCTTCTctgttcaatttcatcctGAATCTACACCAGGTCCAAGGGACACTGAGTTCTTATTTGACACATTTATTCAAGCCGTTATTGACTTTAAGAAGTCGAAGATTTTGAGAGCAGTTGAGTTTCCAGGTGGattgaaggaagaaaatgaaaaattgcaTCCTAGATTGAAGCCTAAGAAAGTCTTGGTTCTAGGTTCTGGTGGTCTCTCTATTGGTCAAGCTGGTGAATTCGATTATTCTGGCTCTCAAGCTATCAAAGctttaaaagaagaaggcaTCTACACTATCTTGGTTAATCCAAATATTGCTACCATTCAAACTTCTAAAGGTCTAGCTGATAAGGTTTATTTCTTACCAGTTACACCTGAGTTCGTCAGAAAGATCatcaaacaagaaagaCCAGATGCCATTTACTGTACCTTTGGTGGTCAAACCGCTTTGAACGTCGGTATTAAATTAAAGGATGAGTTTGAATCCTTGGGTGTTAAAGTTTTAGGTACCCCAATCGATACCGTCATCACAACTGAAGATAGAGAGTTATTCGCTAGAGCGATGGACGAGATCAATGAAAAGTGTGCAAAGTCTGAAACTGCTTCcaatattgatgaagcttTAGCTGCAGTTGAAAAGATTGGTTTCCCTGTTATTGTTAGAGCTGCTTATGCACTAGGTGGTCTAGGTTCTGGTTTTGCAGATAACAAGGAGGAATTAATTGAGCTTTGTAATAAGGCTTTTGCTGCTTCTCCTCAAGttttagttgaaaaatctaTGAAGGGCTGGAAAGAAGTTGAGTATGAAGTTGTTCGTGATGCTTACGACAATTGTATTACCGTTTGTAATATGGAGAATTTCGATCCTCTTGGTATTCACACTGGTGATTCCATTGTTGTTGCGCCATCCCAAACTTTGTCTGATGAAGATTACAACATGTTAAGAACCACTGCTGTGAACGTTATTAGACACTTGGGTGTTGTTGGTGAATGTAACATTCAGTATGCCCTTAACCCACATTCCAAAGAATACTGTATTATTGAAGTCAATGCAAGATTATCTAGATCTTCCGCTTTAGCATCAAAGGCCACAGGATACCCACTAGCTTATACTGCAGCAAAATTGGGTTTGAATATTCCtttaaatgaaatcaagaattcTGTCACTAAAGTCACATGTGCATGTTTTGAACCATCTCTAGACTACTGTGTAGTTAAGATTCCAAGGTGggatttgaagaagttcaCCAGAGTCTCCCCATTGTTATCTTCCTCTATGAAGTCCGTTGGTGAAGTTATGTCCATTGGTAgaacatttgaagaagctaTCCAAAAAGCAATCAGATCAACCGATTACCAAAACTTAGGTTTTAACGCTACCGAAGCTTTAATGAgtattgatattgactCTGAGTTACAAACACCTTCCGACCAAAGATTATTTGCTATTGCTAACGCCATGTCTACTGGTTATGACGTTGAAAAGATTCACAGAATGACCAATATCGATAGATGGTTCTTAAACAAATTGTATGGCCTAATCAAGTTTGGTGATTACATTGCTTCTTTTGGCACTAAGGAACAGTTGCCTATCAAGGTTTTAAAAGAAGCCAAGCAATTAGGCTTTGAAGATAGACAGATTGCCAAGTTCTTGAACTCTAACGAAGTTGCAATTAGAAGATTAAGAAAGGATGCAGGTATTATCCCAGTTGTCAAACAAATTGATACCGTTGCAGCAGAATTCCCAGCATTTACCAACTATTTGTACATTACCTACAACGGTCAAGATTCGgatgttgatttcaacgATCATGGTGTTATGGTCCTCGGTTCTGGTGTTTACAGAATTGGTTCTtctgttgaatttgattgGTGTGCTGTCACTGCAATCAGAACTTTAAGGaagaatggtttcaaaACTATCATGGTCAACTATAACCCAGAAACTGTTTCTACCGATTATGACGAAGCTGACAGATTGTACTTTGAAACCATCAATCTTGAAAGAGTTTTGGATATCTATGAGATTGAAAACTCCGCCGGTGTTGTTGTCTCTATGGGTGGTCAAACTTCTAATAACATTGCATTACAACTACAAAGACAAAACCTAAAGGTCTTAGGTACTTCCCCTGCTATGATTGATTCTGCGGAAAACAGATATAAGTTCTCCAGAATGTTGGATAATATTGGGGTTGACCAACCTGCATGGAAAGAATTAACTTCCTTAAAGGaagctgaagaatttgCAGAGAAGGTTTCTTACCCTGTCTTAGTTAGACCATCTTATGTTTTGTCTGGTGCTGCGATGAACACCGTTTACTCCAGAGACGATTTGGAATCTTATCTTTCCCAAGCTGTCGAAGTCTCTCCAGACTATCCTGTCGTTATCAccaaatatattgaaaatgctaAAGAAATCGAAATGGATGCTGTTGCTAAGGATGGTAAATTGATCATGCATGTTGTTGCTGAGCATGTTGAGAATGCAGGTGTCCACTCTGGTGATGCTACTTTGATTGTTCCACCTCAAGATTTGGCACCAGAAACTGTCAAGagaattgttgaagcaACAGCAAAGATTGGTAAAGCTCTTGATGTCACTGGTCCTTTCAACATCCAGTTTATTGCTAAGAATAACGAAATCAAGGTTATTGAATGTAACGTTAGAGCCTCTAGATCCTTCCCCTTCAATTCCAAGGTTGTTGGTACTAACATGATTGAAATGGCAACCATGGCTATTATGGATCTTCCATTAACCCCATATCCAGGTCAAAAGCTACCAGATGATTATTGTGCTGTTAAGGTTCCAcaattctctttctccAGGTTGTCAGGCGCTGATCCTGTTTTAGGTGTGGAGATGGCATCTACAGGTGAAGTTGCATGTTTTGGTCACAACAAGTATGAAGCATATCTGAAGGCTTTGATTTCTACGGGTTTCCAATTACCTAGGAAGAACATTTTATTATCCATTGGTTCTTACAAAGAAAAGCAAGAACTATTACCAGCTATCAGAAAGTTAGCACAATTGGGTTATAATTTGTTTGCTACCTCTGGTACAGCAGATTTCATCCAAGAACACGGTGTTCCAGTTAAATACTTGGAATTGTTAaatgaagaggaagaatcACAAAAGGCTGAATATTCCCTAACACAGCACTTAGCAAACAACTTGATTGATTTGTATATTAACTTACCATCTGCAAATAGATTTAGAAGACCTTCTTCTTATGTCTCTAAGGGTTACACTACCAGAAGAATGGCAGTTGATTTCCAGATTCCGTTAGTTACAAATGTTAAGTGTGCTAAGATTTTGATCGAAGCTATAGCTCGGAACGAGCCActtgaagcagaagaaattgatgcGCAAACTTCCCACACTACCGTGCAATTACCTGGTTTAGTTTCTATTGGCACCTATGTCCCAACATTAGGTGAACATGGTGCAGCTGCTTTTGAAGCTACTACAAAAGCTGCTGTAGCTTCTGGATTTGTTTTCAACTCTATTATTCCAATTACTAGTGATGGTGCTGCTATTGTTGATGCCAGGACTTTAACAAGGGCAACAGAAATCATTAATGGCAACGCATATTCCGACTATTCCTTGTGTGTTGCCGCAACTGAGACCAATGCACAACTTCTCCAACAAGTTAGTGCGCAAACCTCTGCATTATATATCAATGCAGCTGACTTTGATACCTCATTCATTCCTTCATTGTCGTCCCATTTCAACAACTGGCCTTCTAACAAACCTATTATAGTTGACGCAAAGTCTACTTCTCTTGCTtctttattgttattggcTTCATTGTTCAACGCTAAGATTCACGTTACCAATGTTACAGACAAGAATGATTTAGCATTGATCTCAATGTCAAAGCAAAAGAACATGAAGATTACATGTGATACTGCCATTTATTCCTTATTTTTCTCCCAAGCTGATTATCCAGGTGCAAGTTTCTTACCAACTAAAGAGGACCAGAAAGCTCTATGGGACAATTTAGAATCCATTGATTGTTTATCGGTCGGCACAACTCCATACAAGTTAGCACAGCACTTGGGTGAGGAGATTACTCCAGGTATTGGTTTTGCAGATTCTATTCCGTTGTTAATCTCAGCCGTTTCTAAGCACAAGATAACCATTAATGATATTGTATCTAAGTTACATGAAAACCCAATCAGCATCCTTGGTTTAAGTGACTCTGAATCCTTGATTGATGTTAATGTTGATAGAAAACCATCTACCTTAAAGTCTCCTGTTAAAGTTTGGACTCCTGTCAAGGATGTTGATGGTTCAGTTGAAAGAGTTTACATGAATAACCAGACTGTTTCTTTGGAAGGTGAATTTGTTGTTACTGAACCCCTAGGAAGAGAAAGTACTGCATTGCATACAGCATCAATCTCTAACGAATTTGCAATTGAAGCCGGCGTTGCAACTACTGCAGCTGCTACTCCACGTACTAGAAGAGGCTcgaaattttcttttgacaGCAACAGAAGACGCTCTTTAATTGACTCACTGAAGGACGgcgaagaagaagattctCCATCCGGTGCTGATTTAGTTTCTTTCATGCCACCAAAAGAATTGTCTCCTCCTAACGCTATCTCAACCTACATTAAGGGTCACAACCCATTCTTGAGAAAAAACATTCTTTCTGTGTCTCAAATTGGCAGAAGGGAGCTTCATGCGCTCTTCACGGTTGCACAAGAGATGAGATTAGCGGTTGAAAGAGAAGGTGTGCTTGACATTCTGAAGGGCAGAGTTTTAACGAACGCCTTTTTTGAACCATCTACTAGAACATCCTCTTCCTTCAATGCTGCAATGCAAAGATTAGGTGGTAGGGTAGTCTCAATTAGTGAACAAGGTTCTTCTGTTAAGAAAGGAGAAACTTTACAAGATACTATCAGAACCATGGCATGTTATTCAGATGCGATTGTTTTGAGACATCCAGATGAAGAATCAGCAGAAATTGCTGATAAGTACTCTCCAATTCCTGTTATCAATGGTGGTAACGGATCCAGAGAGCATCCAACACAAGCGCTATTAGACTTGTTTACTATCAGAGAAGAATTGGGTACGGTCAACGGTATTACCGTCACCTTTATGGGTGATCTCAAATACGGCAGACCAGTTCACTCCTTGTGCAAATTGTTGAGACAGTACCAAGTTAAGATCTACCTTGTTGCGCCTGAAGAGTTGAGACTACCAGAAAATCTGAGAGATATGTTAAGAGAATCAGGTATGCTACTCGGTGAAAGTACTGAATTGACCCCAGAAATTGTGTCCAAGTCTGATGTACTATATTGTACCAGAATCCAACAAGAAAGATTCAAAGATCCAGAACAATATCTAAAATTAAAGGGTTCCTAccaaatcaataacaagGTTTTAAGTAACGCAAAACAACACATGTGTGTAATGCACCCACTACCAAgagttgatgaaattaatgAAGAGGTCGATTTCGATCAAAGGGCTGCTTATTTCAGACAAATGAGATATGGCTTATTTGTCAGGATGGCTATCCTAGCAATGGTTATTGGTGTTGAATTCTAA
- a CDS encoding uncharacterized protein (PKUD0C03760), translated as MESLGNPSFILRGYMFERYSKNILTCLVGLGATAIGVAIGSFFNDNETIEELHDYLDKEQYIQYLVSSFIKKDEFIELFKYAVLSIIFMIAFALAFAGFTLVKLKKQDKTTALKLENIHEKISNIEHVIESILRDHENIDIEQLKFFKSEIDQQRITFKNLISNKTLELETKISAATSVCSKAKTQVQTDLKNAKDMICHSDYLKNELNAIQQTLNNVKLKSQTIETDMTELYDSISEKRTFIEQEFKEKFTSLNEKLNSQYVDIHKCNNLLLDSQIMLEAAVIEFEKVSNPTDIAKSSNITERTILCLRKALEVKSYYETGTETENLCSSSMITELPFTSGNIETDPNKNSVNASLIKIMSHVSDIEERLDVQEVLIKKNCSDLKNSLNLTATKVSDIKAYSDEWITSWIAVLYALFNSTFMNLEDQLFGIDYMEYKTIFQFESNKSNENSNLLQDIVEKCKKTCLKTINEVNLLIFEYYLVQKSSPECGSSLVSLCEAKIDEELEDLFESIKIALGRSSITEPQKSNILNTLHKLKQDLVSDLKCDTRRYNSLVKQNLKDFHLIHDTIKTLLTKPEHKGLSLSEDESVIEVSDNSISLISENINSSYSEDDSSFLNEGLSGSSLRPFKITTSLKTKGNLLRG; from the coding sequence ATGGAGTCACTAGGAAACCCTAGTTTTATCTTGAGAGGGTATATGTTTGAAAGGTACAGTAAAAATATACTAACCTGCTTAGTTGGTTTAGGTGCCACAGCAATAGGCGTTGCAATAGGGtcctttttcaatgataatgaaaCTATCGAAGAATTACACGATTACTTGGATAAAGAACAATATATACAATATCTGGTTTCATCATTTATAAAGAAAGATGAATTCATAgaacttttcaaatacgctgttttatcaattatttTCATGATAGCTTTTGCATTAGCATTTGCTGGTTTCACTTTAgtaaagttgaagaaacaagatAAAACAACTGCCttgaaattagaaaatattCATGAAAAAATCTCTAATATTGAACATGTTATCGAATCAATTCTTAGAGATCACGAGAATATCGATATAGAACAattaaaatttttcaaatctgaAATTGACCAACAAAGGATCACCTTtaaaaacttgatttcCAATAAAACCCTAGAGctagaaacaaaaatatctgCAGCAACTTCGGTATGTTCAAAAGCTAAAACGCAAGTTCAAActgatttgaagaatgcTAAGGATATGATATGCCATTCTGATTATTTAAAGAACGAATTAAACGCTATCCAACAGACCCTTAATAATGTGAAATTGAAGTCACAAACAATTGAAACAGATATGACAGAACTTTATGATAGTATATCAGAAAAACGTACATTTATTGAGCAGgaattcaaagagaaattcACATCGTTAAACGAAAAATTGAACAGCCAATATGTTGATATTCATAAATGTAACAACTTGTTGCTAGATTCTCAAATAATGTTGGAAGCGGCTGTTATAGAGTTCGAAAAGGTGAGCAACCCTACTGACATCGCTAAAAGTTCGAACATAACTGAGAGGACGATACTTTGCTTGAGGAAAGCTCTTGAGGTCAAGTCTTATTACGAAACAGGAACTGAAACTGAGAACCTATGTTCGTCTAGCATGATTACTGAATTACCATTCACAAGCGGTAATATTGAAACAGACccaaataaaaattcaGTTAATGCATCTCTTATTAAAATAATGAGTCATGTTTCTGACATCGAAGAACGACTGGATGTCCAAGAGGTtctaatcaaaaaaaactgCAGTGACCTGAAAAATTCACTCAATTTGACAGCCACAAAAGTATCAGACATTAAAGCTTATAGTGATGAATGGATTACTTCGTGGATTGCTGTCTTATATGCTCTATTCAACAGTACTTTCATGAACTTAGAGGATCAACTTTTTGGGATCGATTATATGGAGTACAAGacaatttttcagtttgaaaGTAATAAATCTAATGAAAACTCTAATTTATTGCAGGATATTGTTGAGAAATGCAAGAAAACTTGTCTAAAAACCATAAATGAAgtgaatttgttgatttttgaatattacCTAGTACAAAAGTCATCACCGGAATGCGGCTCGTCTCTAGTGTCGCTATGCGAAGCAAAAATAGATGAAGAACTAGAAGATCTATTTGAAAGTATCAAAATTGCACTTGGGAGATCGTCAATTACTGAGCctcaaaaatcaaatatattgaaCACTTTACACAAATTAAAGCAAGACTTAGTCTCAGACTTGAAATGTGACACCAGAAGATACAATAGTTTGGTCAAACAAAACCTGAAAGATTTCCATCTTATTCATGATACAATAAAGACCTTGCTTACCAAGCCAGAACACAAAGGCTTGTCTTTATCAGAGGATGAATCTGTAATTGAAGTTTCAGATAACTCAATCTCATTAATTTCAGAAAATATTAATTCCTCCTATTCTGAAGATGATTCATCTTTCCTTAATGAAGGTTTAAGTGGGTCTTCTTTGAGACCCTTCAAAATAACAACTTCGTTGAAAACAAAGGGAAATCTATTAAGAGGGTAG